From the genome of Candidatus Cloacimonadota bacterium:
CCATTTTCTGCAGAAATCTTTTGCAATTCTGTTTTTTTAAGATTATGTTTTGCCTTTAACACGCCTGTTCCGGAATCCACAAGTGGAAAAAGGGGAAGCGAAGCGGAAAGGGTTAGATTTTGCGAGTCGTCATAATCATTCATAAAATCATATTTATTCCAACTTTTTGAATATGAGAGATTGAGCGACGGTAAAAAATTTCCCTCAGCCATAAGCAATGCCTTTTTGCCTGTTTTACAAGAAATGGAGGAAATTTTCAAAGAAGGATTTTTGCTAAAACCAATCTCAATAATCTCACCGGTGATATTATCTGTTTCTTCTATTGAAATATTCTGCAAATGTTTTAATATTTTGGAATATTTATAAAATTCGATTGGCTGCAATTCTGGAATAACCGCAAGTTGTAAGAAATTTGCAATTTGCAATTTGCTCGTCTGATACAAATTTTGTGCTTGAATCAGGTTAACCTCTTTTGATGTTTTCTCGGACTGGAGTTGAAGATAATCCGCTCGGGAAATTATTCCTGAATTATATTTCATTTCTGCTACATCGAGATTGGTTATTGCAGATTGAAGAGCTTTTTTGGCTATCTTTAGGAGGCTTTTATTTTCCAAAACAGAAAAATATTTTGACTCCACCTCAGCGAGTGTTTCCAATTTTTTCATTTGATAGGATTGTTCTGAAATTTGCAGAGCATCATTTTTTATGCGAGAATTCAACCAGATTTTCCCTCCGTTGAACAAAGGTTGGGATATTTGAATTCTGTAAGATTTTGACGATTCAGCAGTAGGTCCTGCACCAAAATTTTGATCCGGTTTGTATTTAGTGTACGAATTAGAAATATTTG
Proteins encoded in this window:
- a CDS encoding TolC family protein, translated to MKKNVVLIVFLLLASNLIANQISLENAKILALKNNPDLLAQKEELKSAKMDNLNAISGLLPSANISNSYTKYKPDQNFGAGPTAESSKSYRIQISQPLFNGGKIWLNSRIKNDALQISEQSYQMKKLETLAEVESKYFSVLENKSLLKIAKKALQSAITNLDVAEMKYNSGIISRADYLQLQSEKTSKEVNLIQAQNLYQTSKLQIANFLQLAVIPELQPIEFYKYSKILKHLQNISIEETDNITGEIIEIGFSKNPSLKISSISCKTGKKALLMAEGNFLPSLNLSYSKSWNKYDFMNDYDDSQNLTLSASLPLFPLVDSGTGVLKAKHNLKKTELQKISAENGIKLSLSSSFLNLVSSAKSVSAAKKAKEQAEETYKQMQERYSSGLISTNDLLSAQVLFISSQSQYTKSFYDFLRTKSSLMQQMGIEDTNVLYRIIQK